In the Gossypium arboreum isolate Shixiya-1 chromosome 10, ASM2569848v2, whole genome shotgun sequence genome, one interval contains:
- the LOC108488455 gene encoding sulfate transporter 2.1-like, protein MASPLNNTTTSDQEMADLERHDCVERVQWVLNTPKPPGLSQELIGTAVSWRNKVPFLNMQSGLKHELFSMLKATFPILSWCQNYKPNQFKRDLLAGLTLASLCIPQSIGYATLAKLDPQYGLYTSVVPPLIYTLMGTSREIAIGPVAVISLLLSSMVQKLEDPMANPIAYHKLVLTVTFFAGTFQAAFGLFRSGFLIDFLSHAAIVGFMAGAAIVIGLQQLKGLLGITHFTNKTDVISVLKVVWSSFQHPWNPYNFLLGCSFLIFILITRFLGRKNKKLFWLPAIAPLVSVVLATLIVFLTKADKHGVNIVKHIKGGLNPSSVDQLQFNGPHVGELAKIGLIVAIIALTEAIAVGRSFAAIKGYHLDGNKEMVAMGFMNIIGSFTTCYVATGSFSRTAVNFSAGCETAMSNIVMAVTVFISLELLTKLLYYTPVAILASIILSALPGLIDVNEACNIWKVDKLDFLACIGAFLGVLFATVEIGLLVAVTISFAKIIVVSIRPGTETLGKLPETDAFGDVNQYPMAVKTPGVLIMRLKSALLCFANANFVRERIMKWVIEEEKDSKLRNAEKTIQIVILDISNLMDIDTSGIASLEELHKNFDSNGMKLAIANPRWQVIHKLKLANFVPKIGGRVFLSIGEAMASFSV, encoded by the exons ATGGCTTCTCCACTCAATAATACAACAACCAGTGATCAAGAAATGGCAGACCTTGAGAGACATGACTGTGTTGAAAGGGTCCAGTGGGTCCTCAACACCCCCAAGCCACCAGGGCTTAGCCAAGAGCTCATTGGAACTGCTGTTTCATGGAGAAACAAAGTCCCATTTCTTAACATGCAGTCCGGGTTGAAACATGAACTCTTTTCCATGTTGAAAGCAACCTTTCCCATCCTTTCTTGGTGTCAAAACTACAAACCAAATCAGTTCAAGCGTGATTTACTGGCTGGTCTAACTCTTGCAAGCCTCTGCATTCCTCAG AGTATCGGATATGCAACTTTGGCGAAACTTGATCCTCAATATGGCCTCT ACACGAGTGTCGTCCCACCTCTCATTTACACCCTGATGGGAACTTCAAGAGAGATAGCGATCGGACCGGTGGCCGTGATTTCACTCCTTCTATCGTCGATGGTTCAGAAACTTGAGGATCCAATGGCTAATCCCATTGCTTACCATAAACTTGTGCTCACTGTAACTTTCTTTGCGGGTACCTTTCAAGCTGCCTTTGGACTCTTCAG GTCAGGTTTCCTTATCGATTTTCTTTCACATGCTGCAATAGTGGGGTTCATGGCAGGCGCCGCCATTGTCATTGGTCTTCAACAACTTAAAGGACTGCTTGGAATCACTCATTTTACGAACAAGACCGATGTTATCTCTGTCTTGAAAGTCGTTTGGAGTTCCTTCCAACATCCC TGGAATCCTTATAACTTCCTACTCGGATGTTCTTTCCTGATATTCATCTTAATCACAAGATTTTTG GGTAGAAAGAACAAAAAACTATTCTGGTTGCCAGCCATTGCTCCTCTGGTGTCTGTCGTTTTAGCCACACTCATCGTTTTCCTTACCAAAGCCGATAAACACGGAGTTAACATCGTCAAACACATCAAAGGAGGCTTAAATCCAAGTTCAGTTGATCAGCTGCAGTTCAACGGACCACATGTTGGGGAACTGGCTAAGATTGGGTTGATTGTAGCTATAATTGCACTCACG GAAGCAATTGCAGTTGGTCGATCTTTCGCAGCCATAAAAGGTTACCACCTTGATGGCAACAAAGAAATGGTAGCCATGGGGTTCATGAACATCATCGGTTCCTTCACTACTTGCTATGTCGCAACCG GTTCATTCTCGCGGACAGCGGTGAATTTCAGCGCGGGTTGTGAAACCGCAATGTCGAACATTGTGATGGCTGTTACGGTGTTCATATCATTGGAACTTTTGACAAAGCTGTTGTACTACACACCGGTGGCGATCCTTGCTTCGATTATTCTGTCGGCGCTGCCGGGACTCATCGACGTCAATGAAGCTTGCAATATTTGGAAGGTTGATAAGCTAGATTTCCTGGCTTGCATTGGGGCCTTTCTGGGAGTGCTGTTTGCAACCGTGGAGATTGGCCTTCTTGTGGCG GTAACAATATCATTTGCAAAGATAATAGTGGTATCAATTCGACCAGGCACTGAAACCCTTGGAAAGCTTCCTGAAACTGATGCATTCGGTGATGTCAATCAATATCCAATGGCTGTCAAGACTCCAGGTGTCTTAATAATGCGCCTCAAATCTGCTTTACTTTGTTTTGCAAACGCCAATTTTGTCAGAGAAAG GATTATGAAATGGGTTATTGAGGAGGAAAAGGACAGCAAGCTGAGAAATGCCGAAAAGACTATTCAAATAGTAATCCTTGACATTTCTA ATTTGATGGACATCGATACATCGGGCATCGCGTCTCTGGAGGAACTGCATAAGAATTTTGATTCAAATGGGATGAAG CTGGCTATTGCAAACCCTAGGTGGCAAGTTATTCACAAGTTGAAATTGGCTAACTTTGTGCCCAAAATTGGAGGAAGGGTGTTCTTAAGCATAGGCGAAGCGATGGCATCTTTTTCCGTCTAG